The Aerosakkonema funiforme FACHB-1375 genome has a window encoding:
- the treZ gene encoding malto-oligosyltrehalose trehalohydrolase: MKIGSNYLGKGRCEFTVWAPYLQEVAVQIISPEDRLIPMVQDDRGYWKVTAEDVEPGTLYFYKLEGSLERPDPASHFQPESVHGPSQVVDRNTMQWNDREWSGVPLEEMIIYELHVGTFTPAGTFDAIIPRLKELHELGVNAIEIMPIAQFPGNRNWGYDGAYLYAVQNSYGGPEALKELVNACHQQGIAVILDVVYNHFGPEGNYIGNFGPFYTATYKTPWGNAINFDDARSEGVRNFFIENALYWFEDYHIDALRLDAVHAIYDLGAKHILYELSERVDALAEQLGKKLYLIAESDLNDVRVIRDRSLGGHGIHAQWSDDFHHTLHTLLTGENIGYYKDFDKCEYLATAIKETFVYSWKFSPFRRRYHGSDARDFPGHQFVVCIQNHDQVGNRMLGERLSKLVSFEALKLAAGTLLLSPNIPLLFMGEEYGEEAPFLYFISHTDQVLVEAVRNGRKEEFKDFHLEGEFQDPFSYLTFFKSKLKWQKRQEGKHKVLLELYQYLIQLRRTLPPLKKLDKQNLEVSCNETDKLVQVCRWSDKSQVFYVLNFNDKEVSFKAAANSGNWHKVLDSADEKWMGTGSTLPELFAGEEKLTIQPQSFALFSL, encoded by the coding sequence ATGAAAATTGGCTCGAATTATCTGGGTAAGGGTCGTTGCGAATTTACCGTTTGGGCACCTTATCTTCAAGAGGTAGCCGTACAAATTATTTCACCAGAAGATCGCCTTATTCCAATGGTACAAGACGATCGCGGATACTGGAAAGTAACAGCTGAAGATGTCGAGCCGGGAACGCTCTATTTTTATAAGCTGGAAGGTTCTCTAGAAAGACCAGATCCAGCATCGCACTTTCAACCGGAGAGCGTACATGGCCCTTCTCAGGTAGTCGATCGCAACACGATGCAGTGGAACGATCGCGAGTGGTCTGGCGTTCCCCTGGAAGAAATGATTATCTACGAATTGCACGTCGGTACGTTTACTCCCGCAGGGACTTTTGATGCCATTATTCCCCGACTCAAGGAACTGCACGAACTGGGAGTGAATGCGATCGAAATTATGCCGATCGCGCAATTTCCAGGCAATCGCAACTGGGGCTATGATGGTGCCTATCTCTATGCGGTGCAGAATTCCTACGGTGGCCCAGAAGCATTAAAGGAACTCGTGAATGCCTGTCACCAGCAGGGTATAGCGGTAATTCTCGATGTCGTTTATAACCATTTTGGCCCAGAAGGAAACTACATCGGTAACTTTGGCCCTTTCTATACAGCCACCTACAAAACGCCTTGGGGCAATGCGATTAATTTTGATGATGCTCGCAGCGAAGGTGTGCGTAATTTCTTTATCGAAAATGCGCTGTATTGGTTTGAAGATTATCACATTGATGCCCTACGTTTGGATGCAGTCCATGCGATTTACGACTTGGGTGCCAAACACATTCTCTACGAACTTTCGGAAAGGGTGGATGCACTTGCCGAGCAGCTGGGTAAGAAACTTTATTTAATTGCGGAAAGCGATTTAAATGATGTGCGGGTGATACGCGATCGCTCTTTAGGCGGTCATGGCATTCACGCTCAGTGGAGCGACGATTTCCATCACACCCTACACACATTGCTAACGGGTGAGAATATTGGCTATTACAAAGATTTCGATAAGTGCGAATATCTGGCAACAGCCATCAAGGAAACTTTTGTTTATTCCTGGAAATTTTCCCCGTTCCGACGGCGATATCATGGCAGCGATGCTAGAGATTTTCCCGGCCACCAATTTGTCGTTTGCATCCAAAATCACGACCAAGTAGGCAATCGAATGCTCGGTGAAAGATTGTCGAAGCTGGTTTCTTTTGAAGCTCTCAAATTAGCTGCTGGCACTCTCTTGCTTTCACCTAATATTCCCCTACTTTTTATGGGGGAAGAGTATGGTGAAGAAGCGCCTTTCCTCTACTTCATCAGTCACACAGACCAAGTGCTAGTTGAAGCGGTCAGAAACGGCAGAAAGGAGGAATTTAAAGATTTTCACCTGGAAGGAGAGTTTCAAGACCCCTTCAGTTACTTGACTTTCTTTAAGTCCAAACTGAAATGGCAAAAACGCCAAGAAGGGAAGCACAAAGTTCTCTTAGAACTTTATCAGTATTTAATTCAGTTGCGCCGCACGCTTCCCCCTCTGAAAAAGCTAGACAAGCAAAATTTAGAGGTGTCGTGCAATGAAACAGATAAACTGGTGCAAGTTTGTCGTTGGAGTGATAAAAGTCAGGTATTTTATGTGCTGAATTTCAACGATAAAGAAGTTAGTTTTAAAGCTGCTGCTAACAGCGGTAATTGGCACAAGGTTCTAGATTCTGCCGATGAAAAGTGGATGGGTACTGGCTCCACTTTACCAGAACTATTTGCAGGGGAGGAGAAATTGACAATTCAGCCACAGAGTTTCGCACTATTTAGTTTGTAG
- a CDS encoding ATP-binding protein, protein MNLTEFITANNVNLNNCDREQIHLPGSIQPHGVLFVLSEPDLQVEQVSNNTEIFLGISPDSLLGQNLAILFDDEQIGKIQNCLNGDFENINPLKLFANFGGLSIELDGIIHRSDRGKIILEIERTDHPEDRSFFGFHKLTKSTLTKMQKAANLRELCRVIVAEIRQITGFDRVMAYQFDADGAGTVIAEDKPDEWETYLGLRYPDSDIPKQAKHLYTLNWLRLIPDVDYQPVPIVCHTQDGDNSPLDLSFSVLRSVSPIHIKYLKNMGVGASMSISIIKNRKLWGLIACHHQKTKYIPYSIRTACEFLGQVMSLEIAGKEDYEDLDYKIRIKSMQSQLIDAVSQSEDFTDVLLENSTSLLAAVGAEGAAICRDKEIIRIGKTPEIVQIQDLLAWLPERFERDLFVTDCLPKIYPKSENFQAVGSGLLALAISKIRQKYILWFRSEQIQLVDWAGNPNKTNRIESDGSLTIFPRKSFEKWQETVYGKSLPWQPWEIDGALDLRSAIVGIVMRKADELAAVNLELQRSNSELDAFAYIASHDLKEPLRGIHNYATFLLEDYGNILDAEGTEKLGTMVRLTKRMEDLINALLHFSRLGRQELNMAYIDLNNLVQIVADLLRISSDNNHFLIQIPQKLPMVQGDRILIEEVFTNLITNALKYNRHLQKIISNAGRMPTPQEFLEMSNESPEKLVEVGFLDNHPPNVKNFMENSPNQFWTIYVRDNGIGIREKHLDSIFRIFKRLHSPGKYGGGTGAGLTIVKKIVERHGGTIWVESNYGEGSTFYFTLPK, encoded by the coding sequence ATGAACTTAACGGAGTTTATTACAGCTAACAATGTTAATTTAAATAATTGCGATCGCGAACAGATTCATCTTCCCGGTTCGATTCAACCTCATGGGGTTTTGTTTGTGCTATCGGAGCCAGATTTGCAGGTGGAACAAGTCAGTAACAACACCGAGATATTTCTAGGCATTTCCCCAGATTCCCTATTAGGCCAAAATCTCGCCATTTTGTTTGATGATGAACAAATTGGCAAAATCCAAAACTGCCTCAACGGCGATTTTGAAAATATTAATCCGTTAAAATTATTTGCTAATTTTGGCGGCCTAAGTATTGAATTAGATGGCATTATTCATCGCTCAGATAGAGGTAAAATAATTTTAGAAATCGAGCGAACGGATCATCCAGAAGATCGGAGCTTTTTTGGCTTTCACAAACTGACGAAAAGTACGCTCACCAAAATGCAAAAAGCAGCCAATTTGCGAGAGCTATGTAGAGTTATTGTGGCAGAAATTCGCCAGATTACAGGTTTCGATCGCGTCATGGCTTACCAATTTGATGCCGATGGAGCCGGTACAGTAATTGCCGAAGATAAACCAGATGAATGGGAAACCTATTTAGGATTGCGTTATCCGGATTCAGACATTCCCAAACAAGCGAAGCACTTATACACTCTCAATTGGTTGAGGTTAATTCCTGATGTTGATTACCAACCTGTTCCCATTGTCTGCCATACCCAAGATGGAGACAATTCTCCCCTCGACTTAAGCTTCAGCGTGCTGCGGAGTGTGTCTCCCATTCACATAAAATATCTCAAAAATATGGGAGTGGGCGCTTCTATGTCAATCTCCATAATTAAAAATAGGAAACTGTGGGGATTAATTGCTTGTCATCATCAAAAAACCAAGTATATTCCCTATTCTATCCGGACTGCTTGCGAATTTTTGGGGCAAGTGATGTCCTTAGAAATAGCTGGCAAAGAAGATTATGAAGATTTGGATTATAAAATTCGCATCAAGTCGATGCAGTCCCAATTAATTGATGCGGTTTCCCAATCAGAAGATTTTACAGATGTTTTGCTGGAAAACAGCACCAGCTTATTAGCAGCGGTAGGTGCAGAAGGAGCCGCTATCTGTAGGGATAAGGAGATAATTAGAATTGGTAAAACTCCAGAAATAGTGCAAATTCAGGATTTACTGGCTTGGTTGCCAGAACGATTCGAGCGAGACTTATTTGTGACAGATTGTTTACCTAAAATTTATCCCAAATCTGAAAATTTTCAGGCAGTTGGTAGCGGTTTATTAGCTCTAGCAATTAGTAAAATCCGCCAAAAGTACATCCTGTGGTTTCGTTCGGAACAAATTCAATTGGTAGATTGGGCTGGCAATCCGAATAAAACTAATCGAATTGAGTCAGATGGCAGCCTAACTATTTTTCCCCGCAAATCTTTTGAAAAATGGCAAGAAACCGTTTACGGTAAATCTTTGCCTTGGCAACCTTGGGAAATTGATGGCGCATTGGATTTGAGAAGCGCAATTGTGGGAATTGTCATGCGAAAAGCGGACGAATTAGCTGCGGTTAACTTGGAATTACAACGCAGTAATAGCGAATTGGATGCTTTTGCTTATATTGCTTCTCACGACTTAAAAGAACCTTTGCGCGGTATTCACAATTACGCAACTTTTCTGCTGGAAGATTATGGGAATATCCTTGATGCGGAAGGAACGGAAAAACTGGGAACTATGGTGCGCCTCACCAAGCGGATGGAAGATTTAATTAACGCTTTGTTACATTTTTCCCGATTGGGGCGACAAGAGTTGAATATGGCGTATATCGATTTAAATAATTTAGTCCAAATCGTAGCCGATCTGCTTCGTATTAGCAGCGACAATAATCATTTTTTGATTCAAATTCCACAAAAACTACCAATGGTGCAGGGCGATCGCATTTTAATTGAAGAAGTTTTTACGAACCTAATTACGAATGCTTTGAAATACAATAGACATCTCCAGAAAATTATCTCAAACGCAGGCAGGATGCCTACCCCACAAGAATTTTTGGAGATGTCTAATGAAAGTCCAGAAAAGTTGGTAGAAGTAGGTTTTCTCGACAACCATCCCCCAAATGTAAAGAATTTTATGGAAAATTCTCCAAATCAATTCTGGACTATCTACGTGCGAGATAATGGGATTGGGATTAGGGAAAAGCATTTAGATAGCATCTTCCGGATTTTCAAACGCCTGCACTCTCCTGGGAAGTACGGCGGCGGCACCGGCGCGGGGCTAACTATTGTTAAGAAGATTGTAGAGCGACACGGCGGCACAATCTGGGTAGAATCTAACTACGGGGAAGGCAGTACCTTTTATTTCACATTACCGAAATGA
- a CDS encoding response regulator, with the protein MILVVEDSDEDFTALERVLKQSLCKAPIHRVRDGDEAIDYLYRQGPYANAEQAPRPSIILMDLNLPGTDGRDVIQQIKHDYTLKIIPVVVLTSSSNPKDVRDCYQNGTNSYMLKPMGLEQLKFTITDFLHYWLELAIIPDSSINQK; encoded by the coding sequence ATGATTTTAGTTGTTGAAGATAGCGATGAAGATTTTACCGCCTTGGAAAGGGTGCTAAAACAATCGTTATGTAAAGCTCCAATTCATCGGGTGCGGGATGGAGACGAAGCCATTGACTATCTCTATCGCCAAGGCCCTTACGCCAATGCGGAACAGGCACCCCGTCCGTCGATAATTTTGATGGATTTGAATTTACCCGGAACTGATGGAAGAGATGTGATTCAACAAATCAAGCACGATTATACTTTAAAAATTATTCCAGTTGTGGTGCTGACTTCTTCGTCTAATCCCAAGGATGTTAGAGATTGTTACCAGAACGGTACGAACAGTTATATGCTCAAACCAATGGGGCTAGAACAATTAAAATTTACCATCACAGATTTTTTGCATTATTGGCTTGAATTGGCAATTATACCAGATAGTAGTATTAATCAAAAATGA
- a CDS encoding response regulator — translation MSERKSVLIIDDAAEDRTAYRRFLEKENTYKYRFIEAELVAEGLSYCQQELPDVILLDFVLPDADGVEFIEQLKLQKNCSQLPIIMLTGQGNEEIAVQAMKSGAQDYLVKGKLTAEVLCRCVRNIIEKFELISTLERQQEQERLIAEISLRIRQSLDIQNVLDRTVVEVRQLLKADRVLVYQFAPDMSGKIVAESVLPQWKSSLNEDIKDTCFEQNKAVEYRLGKKRAIADIYTAGLTDCHIELLEKFEVKANLVVPISIQRQVSEITAGEIPLDSQPLSYLWGLLIAHQCSDTRNWKTWELHFLDRLGVQIAIAIQQASALAQAKFELAERRKAEIALAQLNVELEQRIAQRTAELTLVNKNLIQEIAEHQKTEAALNLQIERLNKLYQLVAALNKGNTLEEIYQIGLEGIQQALKAPCATLMRVGANQIFCHEAYAAQKDSCNKHIAAYFESFFALLNTEKMVLWNCQEQEEITPEMDETEANKKIKASACFPLRYQNNFLGKIVVLYTTNHLFTKDEIRLAKTIATYVATTLTRKQGEIALQRSESRFRRLFESNVVGIGFVSIDGQIIDVNNHFLSMLAYTREDLQAGRLRWDTIAPPEFAEADRYVLEELRSTGSLVPQEKEYLTKDGRRVPVLLGAVQLEDDPNQAIAVVLDISDRKRAEIALQKQYERENLILTITQRIRENLDLETILNTAVEQIHQVLQADRVLVYRVFPNRSGQVIAESISPGLTGILNQTYSEKLFPEYLYESYKNGKIFAISELEKEPYSDCLKDFIKTLQVLSQLCIPIIKQQNLWGLLVVHQCAYVREWETWEKELMKQLAEQLAIAIQQSELYQQVQFELAERERSLAEQRKIKKELEESNKNLALLNSQLARATRLKDEFLANMSHELRTPLNVILGMSEGLLDEVYGSLTDRQRKAIVMLEKSGQHLLDLIQDILDLSKIESGQLELQITRVPIRNLCDSSIAFVRQLAQQKNIKLITEITGDIDEIPVDDRRMRQALINLLTNAVKFTPDRGQVTLEVYTSQTTQTISFKVKDTGIGIAEEDIGKLFQSFVQIDSKLNRQYAGTGLGLALVRRIVEMHGGQVSVVSELGRGSEFTVLLPYQGNLKLDRALSILPRNDSERNSEIIKTGLTAKKSLSPLLLLVEDNEENIETFVNYFQEEGYQFAVARNGLDGFNLTRKLQPQLILMDIQMPQVDGLTAIQMIRNEGINTPIIALTALAMPGDKEKCLSVGANEYLTKPVRLKNLKNLIDKFVYPDVTIE, via the coding sequence ATGAGCGAGCGAAAAAGTGTTTTAATCATTGATGATGCGGCAGAAGATAGAACTGCTTATCGTCGCTTTTTAGAAAAAGAAAACACATATAAATATCGCTTTATAGAAGCTGAATTGGTGGCAGAAGGTTTGAGCTATTGTCAGCAGGAACTACCTGATGTGATTCTGCTAGATTTTGTGCTGCCCGATGCAGATGGAGTGGAGTTTATCGAGCAACTGAAGTTACAAAAAAATTGTTCCCAGTTACCGATAATTATGCTCACCGGACAGGGAAACGAAGAAATTGCTGTCCAAGCGATGAAAAGCGGGGCGCAAGATTATCTCGTGAAGGGTAAATTAACAGCAGAAGTTCTCTGTCGCTGCGTTCGCAATATAATTGAAAAATTTGAATTAATTTCTACATTAGAGAGACAACAGGAACAGGAACGATTAATTGCAGAAATTTCTCTGCGAATTCGCCAATCATTAGACATACAAAACGTGCTGGATCGAACTGTAGTGGAAGTACGGCAGCTATTGAAGGCAGACCGAGTTTTAGTTTACCAGTTCGCTCCGGATATGAGCGGTAAAATTGTGGCAGAGTCGGTGTTGCCTCAATGGAAAAGTTCTTTGAATGAGGACATCAAAGATACTTGCTTTGAGCAAAATAAGGCGGTAGAATACCGCCTGGGTAAAAAACGTGCGATCGCAGATATTTACACCGCCGGATTAACCGATTGCCATATTGAGCTTTTAGAAAAATTTGAAGTTAAAGCAAATTTGGTCGTACCGATTTCGATCCAACGTCAAGTTTCGGAAATAACTGCTGGGGAAATTCCACTAGATTCCCAACCATTATCTTATCTTTGGGGGTTACTGATTGCCCATCAATGTTCCGATACCCGTAACTGGAAAACGTGGGAGTTGCATTTTCTCGATCGCTTGGGCGTACAAATTGCCATTGCCATTCAACAAGCTAGCGCCTTAGCGCAAGCAAAATTTGAATTGGCAGAACGACGAAAAGCCGAAATCGCCTTAGCACAACTCAACGTCGAATTAGAGCAAAGAATTGCTCAACGTACTGCGGAACTGACTTTAGTCAACAAGAATCTTATTCAAGAGATTGCAGAACATCAAAAAACAGAAGCAGCGCTGAATTTACAAATCGAACGTTTGAATAAACTTTATCAGTTAGTAGCTGCACTCAACAAAGGCAATACCCTAGAAGAGATCTATCAAATTGGCTTGGAAGGGATACAACAAGCTCTCAAAGCGCCTTGTGCTACCCTTATGAGGGTAGGTGCAAACCAAATTTTCTGCCATGAAGCTTATGCTGCCCAAAAAGATAGTTGTAACAAACACATAGCAGCTTATTTTGAATCTTTCTTCGCACTGCTCAATACTGAGAAAATGGTGCTTTGGAATTGTCAAGAGCAGGAGGAAATTACACCGGAAATGGACGAGACGGAGGCAAATAAAAAAATTAAAGCATCTGCCTGTTTTCCACTGCGTTATCAAAATAATTTCCTGGGCAAAATCGTCGTTTTATACACTACAAATCATCTGTTTACTAAAGACGAAATTAGATTGGCTAAAACTATCGCCACTTACGTCGCTACTACTTTAACGCGCAAGCAAGGAGAAATCGCTTTACAGCGCAGCGAATCTCGCTTCCGGCGGTTGTTTGAATCGAACGTAGTTGGTATTGGTTTTGTCAGTATAGATGGGCAAATTATCGATGTAAACAATCATTTTTTATCAATGCTGGCTTACACCAGGGAAGATTTACAAGCGGGTAGATTGCGATGGGATACGATCGCACCACCAGAGTTTGCGGAAGCCGATCGATATGTACTCGAAGAACTTCGGTCTACAGGCTCCCTGGTACCTCAAGAAAAAGAGTATCTCACTAAAGATGGTCGCCGCGTCCCAGTATTGTTGGGTGCTGTGCAGTTAGAGGACGATCCGAATCAAGCAATTGCTGTGGTGTTGGATATTAGCGATCGCAAACGCGCAGAAATCGCTCTCCAAAAACAGTACGAACGCGAAAACTTGATTTTGACAATTACCCAACGCATTCGGGAAAACTTAGACCTAGAAACGATTCTCAATACCGCCGTAGAGCAAATTCATCAAGTTTTGCAAGCCGATCGCGTCTTAGTTTATCGAGTTTTTCCTAACCGCAGCGGTCAAGTAATTGCTGAAAGTATCAGTCCGGGTTTGACTGGAATTTTAAATCAAACTTACTCTGAAAAACTATTTCCAGAATACCTATATGAAAGCTATAAAAATGGCAAAATATTTGCTATTTCAGAATTAGAAAAAGAGCCATATAGTGATTGTTTAAAAGATTTCATAAAAACGCTGCAAGTGCTTTCCCAACTGTGTATTCCCATTATTAAACAACAAAATTTATGGGGTTTGTTAGTTGTCCACCAGTGTGCTTATGTTCGCGAATGGGAAACTTGGGAAAAAGAATTAATGAAGCAACTGGCAGAGCAATTAGCGATCGCCATTCAGCAATCGGAACTATACCAACAAGTGCAATTTGAATTGGCAGAAAGAGAACGATCTTTAGCAGAACAAAGGAAAATCAAAAAGGAATTGGAGGAAAGCAATAAAAATTTAGCGCTCCTCAATAGCCAATTAGCTCGTGCAACTCGCCTCAAAGATGAATTTCTGGCTAACATGAGTCACGAATTGCGAACTCCTCTCAATGTGATTTTAGGAATGTCGGAAGGATTGTTAGATGAAGTTTACGGTTCTTTGACAGACCGACAGCGAAAAGCGATTGTTATGCTTGAAAAAAGCGGTCAACATCTGTTAGATTTGATCCAAGATATTCTCGACCTTTCTAAAATAGAATCAGGCCAACTCGAATTGCAAATTACAAGAGTGCCTATCCGGAATTTGTGCGATTCTAGTATAGCTTTTGTGCGCCAACTAGCCCAGCAAAAAAATATTAAATTAATTACCGAAATTACGGGCGATATCGATGAAATTCCGGTAGACGATCGGCGAATGCGCCAAGCCCTGATCAATTTGCTCACCAATGCCGTAAAATTTACTCCAGATCGCGGTCAAGTAACCCTAGAAGTTTATACCAGCCAAACTACGCAAACGATATCTTTTAAGGTAAAAGATACTGGCATTGGCATTGCCGAAGAAGACATTGGCAAACTTTTTCAATCCTTTGTTCAAATTGACAGCAAATTGAACCGTCAATACGCCGGTACCGGCTTGGGTTTAGCTTTAGTGCGGCGCATTGTGGAAATGCACGGTGGCCAAGTTTCTGTAGTCAGCGAACTCGGTCGAGGTAGCGAATTTACAGTTTTGTTACCGTACCAAGGCAATCTCAAGCTCGATCGAGCTTTATCTATATTACCGAGAAACGATTCTGAGCGAAACTCAGAAATTATTAAGACTGGTTTAACCGCCAAAAAATCTCTATCTCCTTTGCTTTTGTTGGTAGAAGATAACGAAGAGAATATCGAAACATTTGTTAATTATTTCCAAGAAGAAGGCTATCAATTTGCGGTCGCTCGTAATGGCTTAGATGGCTTTAATTTAACCAGAAAACTTCAACCTCAATTGATTCTTATGGATATTCAAATGCCACAAGTAGATGGATTAACAGCGATTCAAATGATTCGTAATGAGGGTATAAATACTCCCATCATTGCCTTAACTGCCTTAGCCATGCCAGGAGACAAAGAAAAATGCTTAAGTGTCGGCGCAAATGAATATTTAACTAAACCTGTGAGATTAAAAAATTTGAAAAACCTCATCGATAAATTTGTTTATCCAGATGTCACAATAGAGTAA
- a CDS encoding hybrid sensor histidine kinase/response regulator, translating to MKKPASIIVVDDEQNNFDVIEILLFKEGYDLRYAASGDEAIRQLEAQQADVILLDVMMPVCNGFEVCRTIKANPKWQHIPILMVTALTAKEDLAKGLEMGADDFISKPVSGIELRARVRSMLRIKHQYDMLQELLQVKEASLQLREDMAYAIVHDLRNPLASILFACDILSMADLDLKQKKRIDRIVSSGQRLKFLIDNLLIMAKLDAGKLVLNCTEVDLYDIAKDVISEFQQIANQNQIKLIAHLPKPGKTFHLDDSLIRRVIDNLLSNAIKFSPSKAQVELKIDYLSADKLQIQVKDGGKGVNEELRQSIFEKYEVGELAKGVAQTGLGLSFCKLVVEAHGGRIFVESNQPKGAIFTVEI from the coding sequence ATGAAAAAACCCGCATCTATAATAGTAGTAGATGATGAGCAAAATAACTTTGATGTTATCGAAATATTGCTCTTTAAAGAAGGATACGATCTTCGTTACGCTGCCAGCGGTGACGAAGCAATTCGTCAACTGGAAGCGCAGCAGGCCGATGTCATATTGCTTGACGTTATGATGCCTGTATGCAATGGATTTGAAGTTTGCCGCACAATTAAAGCAAATCCCAAATGGCAGCATATCCCCATCCTCATGGTGACAGCATTAACTGCGAAAGAAGACTTAGCGAAAGGTTTAGAAATGGGTGCGGATGACTTCATTAGCAAACCGGTCAGTGGCATAGAACTGCGAGCCAGAGTTCGTTCTATGCTGCGGATTAAACATCAATACGATATGCTGCAAGAATTGCTGCAAGTTAAAGAAGCATCTCTGCAATTAAGAGAAGATATGGCATATGCGATCGTTCACGACCTTCGCAATCCTTTAGCAAGTATTTTGTTTGCTTGCGATATTTTGTCAATGGCCGATCTCGATCTAAAACAAAAGAAAAGAATAGATCGAATTGTTAGTTCCGGACAACGTTTAAAGTTCCTCATCGATAACTTATTAATCATGGCGAAACTCGATGCAGGTAAACTGGTACTTAACTGCACAGAAGTAGATTTATACGATATCGCTAAAGATGTTATTTCTGAATTTCAACAAATTGCTAATCAGAATCAAATAAAACTAATTGCTCACCTGCCAAAACCGGGAAAAACATTTCACTTGGATGATTCTCTGATCCGACGAGTTATCGATAACCTCCTCTCCAACGCAATCAAATTTTCTCCCTCAAAAGCTCAAGTTGAACTAAAAATTGATTATCTCTCGGCAGATAAATTGCAAATTCAGGTGAAAGATGGGGGCAAGGGAGTTAATGAAGAATTGCGTCAGTCCATATTTGAAAAATACGAAGTGGGAGAATTAGCTAAAGGAGTAGCTCAAACTGGCTTGGGCTTATCATTTTGTAAATTGGTAGTAGAAGCGCATGGCGGTCGCATTTTCGTAGAAAGCAATCAGCCCAAAGGAGCAATTTTTACAGTGGAAATTTGA